A portion of the Stigmatopora argus isolate UIUO_Sarg chromosome 15, RoL_Sarg_1.0, whole genome shotgun sequence genome contains these proteins:
- the wars1 gene encoding tryptophan--tRNA ligase, cytoplasmic: MTDCQGDAATSPMELYEKLTAQGDLVRTLKSTKADKAEIDAAVQLLLKLKVDYKQAAGQDYKAGCPPSENSVTSENGLPADNDDNAGDEVNPWNVSTNNAKGVDYDKLIVRFGSSKIDQGLVDRIEKVTGQTPHHFLRRGIFFSHRDMHQVLDTYEKNKPFFLYTGRGPSSQAMHVGHLIPFIFTKWLQSVFDIPLVVQLTDDEKYLWKDLTLEQCHQFARENAKDIIACGFDINKTFIFSDLDYMGASPQFYRNVVKIQKHVTFNQVKGIFGFTDSDCIGKISFPAIQAAPSFSNSFPHIFGDKKDIQCLIPCAIDQDPYFRMTRDVAPRIGYPKPALLHSTFFPALQGAQTKMSASDANSSIFLTDTAKQIKNKINKYAFSGGKDTIEEHRKFGGNVDVDVSFMYLTFFLEDDQKLEKIREDYTSGALPTGELKKILIETLQPIIAEHQARRKEITDETVEKFMTPRPLNFNQ, translated from the exons ATGACAGACTGTCAAGGAGATGCTGCGACAAGTCCAATGGAACTCTATGAGAAACTGACAGCACAGGGTGACCTGGTGAGGACTTTAAAATCAACAAAAGCTGATAAG GCTGAAATTGATGCGGCGGTGCAGTTACTGCTCAAATTGAAAGTGGATTACAAACAGGCCGCGGGACAGGACTACAAAGCAGGATGTCCACCATCGGAAAATTCAGTAACCTCTGAAAACGGCTTACCGGCAGATAACGACGATAATGCTGGGGATGAAGTCAACCCCTGGAATGTCTCCACAAACAACGCAAAGGGAGTCGATTATGACAAACTCATTG TGCGCTTTGGTAGCAGTAAAATTGACCAAGGTTTGGTTGACCGAATAGAGAAAGTGACCGGGCAGACACCACACCACTTTCTTCGTCGGGGAATATTCTTCTCACACAG AGACATGCATCAAGTACTGGACACATACGAGAAGAACAAGCCATTCTTTTTGTACACTGGCAGAGGTCCGTCATCGCAAGCCATGCACGTTGGCCACCTCATCCCCTTTATTTTCACCAA ATGGCTGCAAAGCGTGTTCGACATTCCGTTGGTGGTTCAACTGACGGATGATGAGAAGTACCTGTGGAAGGACCTGACACTGGAGCAGTGCCACCAGTTTGCCAGGGAGAACGCCAAAGATATCATCGCGTGTGGTTTCGACATTAACAAGACATTCATCTTCTCCGACCTGGACTACATGGG tGCATCACCACAGTTTTACAGGAATGTGGTGAAGATCCAAAAGCATGTGACCTTCAACCAAGTTAAAGGAATCTTTGGTTTTACAGACAGTGACTGTATCG GAAAAATCAGCTTCCCAGCCATCCAGGCTGCTCCTTCCTTTAGTAACTCCTTCCCGCACATCTTTGGAGACAAAAAAGATATTCAGTGTCTTATTCCCTGTGCCATAGACCAG GACCCTTACTTCCGAATGACCCGTGACGTTGCCCCGAGAATCGGCTATCCCAAGCCGGCCTTGTTGCACTCCACTTTCTTCCCCGCACTGCAGGGGGCGCAGACCAAAATGAGTGCCAGTGACGCCAATTCGTCCATCTTTCTCACCGACACTGCCAAACAGATCAAGAACAAG ATCAACAAGTATGCATTTTCGGGAGGGAAAGATACGATTGAGGAACACCGGAAGTTCGGTGGCAACGTAGACGTGGACGTCTCCTTCATGTACTTGACCTTTTTCTTGGAAGATGACCAAAAACTGGAAAAGATCAGAGAG GACTACACAAGCGGCGCACTTCCGACTGGAGAACTGAAGAAGATCTTGATCGAAACCCTGCAGCCAATCATAGCGGAGCATCAGGCGCGACGCAAGGAAATTACGGATGAGACCGTCGAGAAGTTCATGACACCCCGGCCTTTGAATTTTAACCAATAA
- the wdr25 gene encoding WD repeat-containing protein 25 translates to MATLVAYEDSESEDESLDQQDGVGSYQEATQCHLMELKVQPQRTWLESQLDVRGEESSSSQKQTSSFSSHADFQKTALLPSTPAVKKHKRPCTIPSNVRPYIPKRQRLVTSSIDKEENITGDLHRKDAQLLSTVSPKVKLHLSQIPAAAGIPKKLLLSLQGHQGPVNTLQWCPLPQKSHLLLSASMDKTFKVWDGAESGRCLRVYTCHSGAVRDACWSPSGHQILSGSFDNTAVVTDVETGQCIVKANNQFKVMCVVSHPTNPEVFMCGGYSSMVNAWDSRCCKIVKVYKAGIQQTLDILFLRGGLDIITSSDSVSRDSADRTLIAWDFQSTAKISNQIYHERYTCPSLALHPHEDSFVAQTNGDYVAVFNSQRPYRMNKRRRYEGHKVEGYAVQCDFSLDGTLLVSGSSTGSAHFYDYHNARLLYSLQAHRHPCLCVAQHPVLPTTAATCDWGGEIKVWH, encoded by the exons ATGGCCACTTTAGTAGCTTACGAGGATTCTGAGTCTGAGGATGAATCTCTGGACCAGCAAGACGGAGTCGGGTCATATCAAGAAGCGACGCAATGTCATTTAATGGAGTTGAAGGTACAACCCCAAAGGACATGGTTGGAATCCCAGCTTGATGTCCGTGGAGAAGAAAGTTCTTCTTCACAAAAGCAGACCTCTTCTTTTAGTTCTCATGCTGATTTTCAAAAAACTGCCCTGCTCCCTTCCACCCCAGCAGTTAAAAAGCACAAAAGACCCTGCACTATCCCATCCAATGTACGACCCTACATCCCTAAAAGACAAAGACTTGTCACTTCTTCCATAGATAAAGAAGAGAACATAACGGGGGACCTGCACAGGAAAGATGCCCAATTGCTCTCAACTGTGTCTCCAAAAGTGAAACTTCATCTTTCCCAAATACCTGCAGCTGCTGGGATACCCAAGAAGCTTCTGCTGAGCCTTCAAGGCCACCAGGGTCCGGTGAATACACTGCAATGGTGCCCCCTTCCTCAGAAAAGTCATCTACTGTTGTCTGCCTCCATGGATAAAACCTTTAAG GTGTGGGACGGAGCCGAGAGTGGACGTTGCCTAAGGGTTTACACCTGCCACTCAGGAGCTGTCCGAGACGCCTGTTGGAGCCCCTCTGGGCACCAGATCCTCTCTGGCTCATTTGACAACACAGCTGTGGTTACTGACGTGGAGACAG gCCAATGCATCGTCAAAGCGAATAATCAGTTCAAGGTGATGTGTGTGGTCTCGCATCCCACCAACCCTGAAGTGTTCATGTGTGGAGGTTACAGTTCAATGGTCAACGCCTGGGACTCCCGCTGCTGCAAG ATTGTCAAAGTGTACAAAGCAGGAATCCAGCAGACTCTGGACATTCTCTTTCTGAGAGGTGGCCTGGATATCATCACAAGCTCTGACAGTGTTAGCAGAGACTCAGCTGACCGCACCCTGATCGCATGGGACTTCCAAAGCACTGCCAAAATCTCCAACCAGATCTACCAT GAGCGCTACACATGCCCCAGCTTGGCTCTCCACCCGCATGAGGATTCCTTTGTAGCCCAGACCAACGGCGACTACGTGGCCGTGTTTAACTCCCAACGGCCTTATAGGATGAACAAGAGGCGACGTTACGAAGGACACAAG GTCGAGGGCTATGCGGTCCAGTGTGATTTCTCTCTGGATGGAACTCTTTTAGTGTCCGGCAGCTCCACCGGCTCAGCCCACTTCTACGACTACCACAACGCTCGCCTGCTTTATTCTCTGCAAGCACACAGACATCCGTGCCTATGCGTGGCCCAACATCCCGTCCTACCGACCACCGCCGCCACTTGCGACTGGGGCGGTGAGATCAAGGTCTGGCACTGA